The Deltaproteobacteria bacterium genomic interval CGTGGGCGGCGTCGCGGTGATCCGCGTCGGCGCGGCGACCGAGGTCGAGATGAAGGAGAAGAAGGCGCGCGTCGAGGACGCGATGCACGCGACCCGCGCGGCCGTCGAGGAGGGCATCGTTCCCGGCGGCGGCGTCGCGCTGCTGCGCTGCCTGCCCTCGCTGGACAAGGTCACGTTCGACGATGACCGCCGCTACGGCGTGGACATCGTGCGCCGCGCTCTCGAGGAGCCGCTGCGCCAGATCGCCCGCAACGCGGGGCTCGACGGCTCGATCGTCGTGTCGAAGGTCAAGGAGGCCGAGGGCAACTTCGGTTTCAACGCGCGCACGCTCGAGTATGCGGACCTGGTGGCCGACGGCGTCATCGACCCGACGAAGGTCGTGCGCTCGGCGATCCAGAACGCGGCGTCGGTGGCGGGCCTGATGCTCACGACCGAGGCGCTCGTCGCCGAGAAGCCGAAGAAGGAGGAGCCGTCGCCCGGGGCTCACGGCGCCGGGATGGACGACTTCTAGTCCGAGCTGACCGCGGCCGGATGGCCGTTCGCGGGCCGGGGCAATCCGCCTCGGCCCGTTTTTTCTTCGCGCGCTCCGCGGTCCGGCGTGGGATGCCGCCGTGATGCGGCGAACGCGTCGCGTGCGCGCGTGCGGGCGACGAACCGGCCGTCCGCGGGGGCGCGCAGGTCAGCGGGCCGCGACGACTCCGAGATGAATGATGCGCGACCCGGCGCGCGCGGCCGGATTCACGCTCTTGCCGACGACGATGCCGTCCTCCGGCGCGCGGTACTCGCGGACGACGTCTCCCCACACGTTCTGCAGCCGCGCGATCACGTCCCCCTCGTGGACGGTGTCGGTCACGTTGGGCAGAACCGTGAGCACGCCGCCGCGGTCCGTATAAAGCCAGTACGACCGCTTGCACTCGATCACGTCGTGGGTATCCGGGTCGCTGAGGTCGTCGACCATACCGAGGTGCTCGAGCACTTCGACGATGCCGAGACGCGCGGACCGAACGAGTCCGCGTTGAAACCGCTGTGGGTCGCCGACTTCGACGGTGACGGCGTGCGCCCCGAGGTCCTCGACCGCAGCCCGCAGCGTGCCGTCGCCCGCCGCGCTGTGGACGATGATCTGCGGCGACAACAGCCGCGCGATCGTAGCCGTCACCGGCTTCGTCATGTCGGCGCGCACGTACAACGAGTTGACGCGGCCGAAACTCGCGGTGTGCAGGTCGATCAAGTAGTCGAAGTGCCGCGCGACGCGGTCGATAAAACGATGCGCGTACAACTCCGATTCGTTTCCGTTGGCTCGCCCCGGCATGATCCGGTTGATGTCGGTGCCGTCCTCGAACTCGCGCTGCTGCCGCAGATAGCCGGGGATGTTGACGATCGGAACGGCGACGATCGTCCCGCGATGGAGATGAACCGGCTTGAGCTGTTCCAGCAGCCGGTGAATGACGTGAACCCCGTTGAGTTCGTTGCCGTGCACGGCGGCGGTGATCCCGACGACCGGCCGCGGATCCTCGGCACGCAGCAGGATCGCCGGCACGAGGGTCTCGTTGCCCGTCGCGTTCTCGGTCATTACGACCCGCTGGCGGGTGATCTGGCCGACCGGGATCGACTCGATGTCGATGGCGGATACGATCGCGGGGCGCTGAAACGGTGGTGGCTGCACGACCGTGAGCCTACCGTGAATTCGTGTCGAGCAGGCGCGGCGGCGCGTCCGTGCGACGCCGAACGCGCGGCCACACGAGCCACAGGCCGACCAACGCGATCGCGCACAGCCAGCCGAACACGTTGCCGTGTCGCGCGTAGAACGTATCGCCCGCGCCGTCGTCGCCGCCGAGCAAGGTCACTTCCGCCAACAGCGCGTCCATGCCCTTTCGCCCGCACCGACCTCCGAGGCACGCATAGCCGCCCGGGCACGCGCCGTCGTCGCGACAGGGGCCCTTGTCCTCGACGCCAGGGTCCATCGCGTACGTCTTGGCGTACACGCGGCCGGTCGCGTCGATGAACGCAGACACGCCCGTGTTGACCGCGCGCACGAGGTCGGCGCGCAGCTCCACCGCGCGGAACACGGACAGCGCGAGGTGTTCCCACGGTTCGGACGTGTCGCCGAACCACGCATCGTTGGTGATGTTGACGAGCACGTGGGGGCGCTTCGCCGCGAGCTGCCGGCCGAAGTCCGCCAAGATGTCCTCGTAGCAGATCAGCGGTCCGATACGCCAGGTGCGGCCGGCGTGGTCGAACGGGAACGTGGTGACGCCCGCGCCGCGGTGAAACTGAGAGCTGGCCGCCGGGGTGAGCTTCTTGACGAGATCGAACGTGTCGTACAGCGGCACGTACTCGCCGAACATGAGCAGGAACACCTTGTCGAACCGGCCGACGAACCGGCCGTCGCGGTCGAGCATCAGCGCCGAGTTGTACGGGTAGTCGTCCGGGTTGGCGTAGCTGCGCGTGACGGCGCCGAAAATCAGCGGGACCGAGAAGCCCGCGCGCACCCGGTGGCGGTTCGTCTCGGGCAGGTCCGTGCCACCGGCGCCGGGGTCGGTGAGCTCGCGCGGCAGAGTGTAGGGGTACGAGGACTCGGTCCACACGACGAGGTCGGCGCCGCGCGGGCCGTCCACCGGCTTGCCGGTGCGGTCGACGGCCGGCACTTCGCCCCGCTCGAGGCGCGCGCTTTGCCGTTGCAGCTCGCGGAGTTGACCGGCCGCTAGATCGCGCCGCCGCAGGCCCTTTTCGTCGAGGCCGATGTTGCCCTGTACGACGCCGACGAACGCGCCGGGCGCGCTCGCTCGTTCCGCCGACACCTGCGCGATGCGCGCGTAGCCGAACGCGAGCGCGCCACCGACCGCGGCGGCCGCGGCCACGGCGGGGACGATGCGGCGCCTGGGCTGCCGCTCGGTCATCGCGTCGTACGCTGCGCCATTGACCGCGAGCAACAGCGCCGTGACGCCCAGCGGCCCGGTGAGTTCGGCGATCTGAATGACCGGGACGACCCACGCCTGCGTGATCGCCAGGTACCACGGGAACAGGAACGGCACGACCATCTCGAACGCGACCATCGCGATGGGGGCGACGAGCGCCATCGGCAGTGGCCGGCCGAGCCGCGCGGCCGACGTGCGGCGGACCGACCGCACGGCCGCCGCGAACAGCCAGAACACGACGGCCTGATAGGCGGACAGCAGTACGAGTCCGAGCAGGCCGACCGCGTACGGCATGTGCGCAAACCGCACCAACAGGTTCGCGATCCAGTAGAACCCGCCGGCGTTGGCGACGAAGCCGGTGAGCCAGCCGTAAAACAGGGCGCGCCGCCGCGTCGGGGCGCGTTCGATCGCCCACAGCGACGGGACGGACGCGATCCATGCGAGCGGCCAGATGTCGAAGTCGGCGCACGACAGAAACCACAGCGTGCCCGACAGAACGCACGCGCCCGCCTCGAGCCAGCGGTCGCGGCTGCCGCGCGGCGCGGCGGCGGTGTCGGTCCCGCGGTCAGGCGGCACGGCGAACTCCTACGGCGCGATGACGCGGAGCGCGCGCGGCACCACCTCGAACGTGGCGGGCAGGCGGCCCGGGGTTTCGCCGTCGACGTCGAGGCGCACTGGCTCGGTACCGAGCGGGCGCGCGTCGACTCGGCGGGCGCGCCGATGGTGCACCTTGGTCAGCGACAAATGCGTGCCGGTGTAGAGCCGGTAGCCGTCGCGCACCATGTCGCGTGCCGTGAGGTCGCCGATCACGACCACGTCGAACGCGCCGTCGTCGAGTTGTGCGTCGGGGGCGATGTGCATGCCGCCGCCGAAGTAGCGACCGTTGCACACCGCGACCGTATTGATCGTGTGCTCCGTCGCCGTCGCGGAGTCGCCGTCGAACACGAGCTGCACCCGCTGATTCTGGTAGGAGAGGCTCGCGCGCACGGTTGCGATCGCGAACGACGCGAGGCCGCCGAGTAGTTTGGTCGGGCCCTCGTTGACGTATTGATCGACCAGCCCGCTGATGCCGAACGAGGCGATGTTGACGAACATCCGCGTCGCCGAGCCGCCATCGCCGCCGGTGTAGTCGAGGCGGCCGACGTCGATCGTCTGGCGGTTGCCACGCCGCAGGATGCGCGCTGCCATCGCGATGTCCTTGGGGATGTGGATGGTCTTGCGGAAGTCGCCCCCCGTGCCGAACGGCAGAATGCCGAGGGCCGCTTCCGTCGCGACGGGGCGCCCGCCGTCGAAGAAGCCGTTGGCGACTTCGTTGATCGTGCCGTCGCCGCCGATGGCGACGACGACGTCGGCGCCGGCGTCGATCGCCTCGCGTGCGAGCCGGGTGGCGTCGCCGGGGCCGCGGGTGAGCGCGTCC includes:
- the groEL gene encoding molecular chaperone GroEL (60 kDa chaperone family; promotes refolding of misfolded polypeptides especially under stressful conditions; forms two stacked rings of heptamers to form a barrel-shaped 14mer; ends can be capped by GroES; misfolded proteins enter the barrel where they are refolded when GroES binds; many bacteria have multiple copies of the groEL gene which are active under different environmental conditions; the B.japonicum protein in this cluster is expressed constitutively; in Rhodobacter, Corynebacterium and Rhizobium this protein is essential for growth) — protein: VGGVAVIRVGAATEVEMKEKKARVEDAMHATRAAVEEGIVPGGGVALLRCLPSLDKVTFDDDRRYGVDIVRRALEEPLRQIARNAGLDGSIVVSKVKEAEGNFGFNARTLEYADLVADGVIDPTKVVRSAIQNAASVAGLMLTTEALVAEKPKKEEPSPGAHGAGMDDF
- a CDS encoding peptidase M14 — translated: MTENATGNETLVPAILLRAEDPRPVVGITAAVHGNELNGVHVIHRLLEQLKPVHLHRGTIVAVPIVNIPGYLRQQREFEDGTDINRIMPGRANGNESELYAHRFIDRVARHFDYLIDLHTASFGRVNSLYVRADMTKPVTATIARLLSPQIIVHSAAGDGTLRAAVEDLGAHAVTVEVGDPQRFQRGLVRSARLGIVEVLEHLGMVDDLSDPDTHDVIECKRSYWLYTDRGGVLTVLPNVTDTVHEGDVIARLQNVWGDVVREYRAPEDGIVVGKSVNPAARAGSRIIHLGVVAAR
- the lnt gene encoding apolipoprotein N-acyltransferase; its protein translation is MPPDRGTDTAAAPRGSRDRWLEAGACVLSGTLWFLSCADFDIWPLAWIASVPSLWAIERAPTRRRALFYGWLTGFVANAGGFYWIANLLVRFAHMPYAVGLLGLVLLSAYQAVVFWLFAAAVRSVRRTSAARLGRPLPMALVAPIAMVAFEMVVPFLFPWYLAITQAWVVPVIQIAELTGPLGVTALLLAVNGAAYDAMTERQPRRRIVPAVAAAAAVGGALAFGYARIAQVSAERASAPGAFVGVVQGNIGLDEKGLRRRDLAAGQLRELQRQSARLERGEVPAVDRTGKPVDGPRGADLVVWTESSYPYTLPRELTDPGAGGTDLPETNRHRVRAGFSVPLIFGAVTRSYANPDDYPYNSALMLDRDGRFVGRFDKVFLLMFGEYVPLYDTFDLVKKLTPAASSQFHRGAGVTTFPFDHAGRTWRIGPLICYEDILADFGRQLAAKRPHVLVNITNDAWFGDTSEPWEHLALSVFRAVELRADLVRAVNTGVSAFIDATGRVYAKTYAMDPGVEDKGPCRDDGACPGGYACLGGRCGRKGMDALLAEVTLLGGDDGAGDTFYARHGNVFGWLCAIALVGLWLVWPRVRRRTDAPPRLLDTNSR
- a CDS encoding diacylglycerol kinase family lipid kinase, coding for MAGPRIVVVVNPRSQAGALGRKWSHIAAQLRRELGAFEDALTRGPGDATRLAREAIDAGADVVVAIGGDGTINEVANGFFDGGRPVATEAALGILPFGTGGDFRKTIHIPKDIAMAARILRRGNRQTIDVGRLDYTGGDGGSATRMFVNIASFGISGLVDQYVNEGPTKLLGGLASFAIATVRASLSYQNQRVQLVFDGDSATATEHTINTVAVCNGRYFGGGMHIAPDAQLDDGAFDVVVIGDLTARDMVRDGYRLYTGTHLSLTKVHHRRARRVDARPLGTEPVRLDVDGETPGRLPATFEVVPRALRVIAP